Proteins co-encoded in one Malus sylvestris chromosome 9, drMalSylv7.2, whole genome shotgun sequence genomic window:
- the LOC126583509 gene encoding DExH-box ATP-dependent RNA helicase DExH17 isoform X4, which produces MSFFSDIALLLIDEVHLLNDPRGAVLEAIVSRIKMLAQNPELKSSSLAHVRFLAVSATIPNIEDLAEWLKVPVQGIKRFGEEMRPVKLTTKVFGYTPAKNDFLFEKRLQNYIFDILMQYSRGKSALVFCSTRKGAQEAAQRLTQTVMAFGHSNPFIKSREQQERLREASFSCGDKQMQSYIPYGVGYHNGGLSMKDRNLIESLFLKGDIQVLCTTNTLAHGINLPAHTVVIKSTQHFNKEKGLYMEYDRSTILQMCGRAGRPPFDDTGMVVIMTRKDTVHLYENLLNGCEMVESQLLSCLTEHLTAEIVQLTVSNIPRAIEWMKCSFLYVRMKKNPVHYSVRKVISKDRIEKHMQEVCLQKVNELSQHQMIWTDKDGFLLKPLEPGRLMTKYYLKFDTMKHIMQTPVNCSLEDALHVICRAEEISWIQLRRSEKKLLNDINADKDGRLRFHALGDKGRRQKRIQTREEKTFVLANDCLTGDPSVHDLSLTQDMNSICSNGCRIARCMKEFFIYQKNYKGALNSMLLAKSLYQKLWDDSPYLLKQLPGIGMVTAKALHSMGVRSFDTLAEADPRRIEIVTGRKYPFGNHLKESLHSLPPKVEMKFEENECQRQGKLKLVVTLTRLSPTLQPTKRHYADMIIGSEEDNLIVFHEKIRVEEFSSPYSATILLSNPQQGKLTVKADLVFEEYIGIDLSQKLVLMKEGNNKRGKKPPSCPPPKEVCVIEDDAETIRQAPTKEHPKSTKSKRVDGSMPSFNLLDDEFEEDEVAAKDEEEDCKIITHQTVFDHIREKAKNFPVLVASNGAHSASTEPLVLTRKRAREKQIEPHREFEVLEELEWNKIPRRTAVNPSSKPKEAEQNQHNTNNLPTPRSSATLNPMDDREAGLPLEPEDGTFKTARDETIFEHIRTKAKNFPVINKPKVVDSGYPTMKEHPSKSRLEFSIDTTGTLKGTAKSNKVPRDTAFDSDSGTRKASNVSPRGLGDGAAKMLSFDISMLKNTKKSPEPGSAGKRKHELSPLVPQRQWCSLTSAGKTREADTFLGFESIFSFL; this is translated from the exons ATGAGCTTTTTCAGTGATATAGCACTTCTACTTATTGATGAAGTTCATCTGTTGAATGATCCTCGTGGAGCGGTTTTGGAGGCAATAGTTAGTAGAATAAAAATGCTTGCTCAGAACCCTGAATTAAAATCAAGCTCTCTGGCTCACGTACGTTTTCTGGCTGTGTCTGCCACCATTCCAAATATTGAGGACCTTG CGGAATGGCTCAAGGTTCCTGTCCAGGGAATTAAAAG gtttggagaagaaatgaggcCTGTAAAGTTGACAACAAAAGTTTTTG GTTACACCCCCGCAAAAAATGATTTTCTATTTGAAAAG CGCCTTCAAAACTACATTTTCG ATATCCTCATGCAATATTCAAGAGGGAAATCCGCTTTGGTTTTCTGTTCAACTAGAAAAGGTGCACAAGAAGCAGCACAGAGGCTCACGCAGACAGTCATGGCCTTTGGCCACTCAAATCCATTCATTAAAAGCAGAGAACAGCAAGAGAGGCTAAGGGAAGCTTCATTTTCATGTGGTGACAAACAAATGCAATCTTATATTCCTTACGGTG TTGGTTATCACAACGGTGGCCTTTCCATGAAGGATCGTAACCTCATTGAAAGTCTTTTTCTTAAGGGTGATATTCAAGTTTTGTGCACAACAAATACCCTTGCTCATGGAATCAACCTACCAGCACATACAGTAGTTATAAAATCAACACAGCACTT CAACAAAGAAAAAGGTCTCTACATGGAATATGACCGGTCTACAATACTACAG ATGTGTGGGAGGGCTGGCCGACCACCATTTGATGATACAGGAATGGTTGTAATCATGACAAGAAAAGACACG GTTCACTTGTACGAAAATCTATTGAATGGATGCGAGATGGTGGAATCACA ATTGCTTTCATGTTTGACGGAGCATTTAACCGCTGAGATAGTTCAATTGACTGTCTCTAATATTCCAAGGGCAATTGAATGGATGAAGTGCTCTTTCTTGTACGTGAGAATGAAGAAG AACCCTGTGCACTATTCAGTTAGAAAAGTGATTTCTAAAGACCGTATAGAAAAGCATATGCAAG AGGTCTGTCTGCAGAAAGTTAATGAGTTGTCACAGCATCAGATGATATGGACGGATAAGGATGGTTTTCTTTTGAAACCACTAG AACCTGGGAGGCTGATGACAAAATACTACTTGAAATTTGACACAATGAAACACATTATGCAGACACCTGTAAACTGCAGTTTGGAAGATGCTCTTCATGTTATATGTCGAGCTGAGGAAATTTCAT GGATACAACTCAGACGCAGTGAGAAGAAGCTTTTAAATGACATAAATGCTGATAAAGATGGCCGACTTCGCTTTCATGCCCTTGGTGACAAAGGGAGGCGACAAAAGCGTATTCAGACCAGAGAAGAAAAAACATTTGTTCTGGCTAATGACTGCTTGACCGGTGATCCTTCGGTTCATGATCTATCCCTTACTCAG GATATGAACTCTATATGCTCAAATGGCTGTAGAATTGCAAGGTGTATgaaagaattttttatttaccaAAAGAACTATAAGGGAGCCTTGAACTCGATGCTTCTGGCAAAGTCGTTATATCAAAAACTCTGGGATGACAGCCCATACCTGCTGAAACAATTACCCGGGATTGGAATGGTGACTGCAAAG GCACTACATTCAATGGGAGTCAGATCGTTCGACACACTGGCTGAGGCTGATCCTAGGAGAATAGAGATAGTCACTGGTCGAAAATACCCATTTGGAAACCATTTAAAAGAGTCTCTACATTCACTACCTCCAAAAGTTGAGATGAAGTTCGAAGAAAATGAGTGTCAGAGGCAAGGGAAACTGAAGCTCGTGGTAACATTGACTAGGCTATCACCGACACTCCAACCAACCAAACGACATTATGCTGATATG ATTATTGGTTCAGAAGAGGATAACCTGATTGTCTTTCATGAGAAGATAAG AGTGGAGGAATTCTCCAG CCCCTATAGCGCAACAATTCTTCTGTCGAATCCCCAACAAGGAAAGCTCACTGTAAAGGCTGATCTTGTTTTTGAAGAATACA TCGGCATTGATCTCTCCCAGAAACTTGTATTAATGAAGGAAGGCAATAACAAGCGGGGAAAAAAGCCGCCTTCTTGTCCTCCACCTAAGGAAGTATGTGTCATAGAGGATGATGCTGAAACTATACGTCAGGCTCCAACGAAAGAGCATCCCAAATCGACCAAATCCAAAAGGGTAGATGGTTCCAT GCCGAGTTTCAACCTCCTGGATGATGAGTTCGAAGAAG ACGAGGTTGCTGCCAAAGATGAAGAGGAGGATTGCAAAATCATCACACACCAAACGGTATTTGATCACATACGTGAAAAGGCAAAGAACTTCCCCGTCTTGGTGGCATCAAATGGTGCGCATTCTGCATCCACAGAGCCCTTGGTTTTGACAAGAAAGCGTGCTCGTGAGAAGCAGATTGAACCCCATAGAGAATTCGAGGTTCTGGAAGAGTTAGAATGGAATAAAATTCCAAGGCGGACTGCGGTGAATCCATCTTCAAAACCCAAAGAGGCAGAACAAAATCAACATAACACGAACAATCTCCCTACTCCCAGAAGCTCGGCTACCTTGAACCCGATGGATGACAGAG AAGCTGGTCTTCCTCTTGAACCCGAAGATGGAACTTTCAAAACTGCAAGAGATGAAACAATATTTGAGCACATTCGAACAAAAGCTAAGAATTTTCCGGTGATCAATAAACCGAAAGTGGTGGATTCTGGTTATCCAACCATGAAAGAACATCCTTCCAAGAGTCGCCTTGAATTTAGTATCGATACGACTGGCACGCTGAAAGGAACAGCAAAGTCAAACAAAGTTCCGAGAGACACTGCATTCGACTCAGATTCGGGAACCAGAAAAGCATCAAATGTGTCTCCTAGAGGTTTAGGCGACGGTGCTGCAAAAATGCTGTCTTTTGATATCTCCATGTTGAAGAATACGAAGAAATCACCGGAACCAGGCAGTGCTGGCAAGAGGAAACATGAGCTTTCTCCGCTTGTACCACAAAGGCAGTGGTGCTCGTTGACATCTGCTGGCAAAACCAGGGAAGCAGACACATTTCTTGGATTTGAGAGTATCTTTTCGTTCCTCTGA
- the LOC126583509 gene encoding DExH-box ATP-dependent RNA helicase DExH17 isoform X5: MRPVKLTTKVFGYTPAKNDFLFEKRLQNYIFDILMQYSRGKSALVFCSTRKGAQEAAQRLTQTVMAFGHSNPFIKSREQQERLREASFSCGDKQMQSYIPYGVGYHNGGLSMKDRNLIESLFLKGDIQVLCTTNTLAHGINLPAHTVVIKSTQHFNKEKGLYMEYDRSTILQMCGRAGRPPFDDTGMVVIMTRKDTVHLYENLLNGCEMVESQLLSCLTEHLTAEIVQLTVSNIPRAIEWMKCSFLYVRMKKNPVHYSVRKVISKDRIEKHMQEVCLQKVNELSQHQMIWTDKDGFLLKPLEPGRLMTKYYLKFDTMKHIMQTPVNCSLEDALHVICRAEEISWIQLRRSEKKLLNDINADKDGRLRFHALGDKGRRQKRIQTREEKTFVLANDCLTGDPSVHDLSLTQDMNSICSNGCRIARCMKEFFIYQKNYKGALNSMLLAKSLYQKLWDDSPYLLKQLPGIGMVTAKALHSMGVRSFDTLAEADPRRIEIVTGRKYPFGNHLKESLHSLPPKVEMKFEENECQRQGKLKLVVTLTRLSPTLQPTKRHYADMIIGSEEDNLIVFHEKIRVEEFSSPYSATILLSNPQQGKLTVKADLVFEEYIGIDLSQKLVLMKEGNNKRGKKPPSCPPPKEVCVIEDDAETIRQAPTKEHPKSTKSKRVDGSMPSFNLLDDEFEEDEVAAKDEEEDCKIITHQTVFDHIREKAKNFPVLVASNGAHSASTEPLVLTRKRAREKQIEPHREFEVLEELEWNKIPRRTAVNPSSKPKEAEQNQHNTNNLPTPRSSATLNPMDDREAGLPLEPEDGTFKTARDETIFEHIRTKAKNFPVINKPKVVDSGYPTMKEHPSKSRLEFSIDTTGTLKGTAKSNKVPRDTAFDSDSGTRKASNVSPRGLGDGAAKMLSFDISMLKNTKKSPEPGSAGKRKHELSPLVPQRQWCSLTSAGKTREADTFLGFESIFSFL; the protein is encoded by the exons atgaggcCTGTAAAGTTGACAACAAAAGTTTTTG GTTACACCCCCGCAAAAAATGATTTTCTATTTGAAAAG CGCCTTCAAAACTACATTTTCG ATATCCTCATGCAATATTCAAGAGGGAAATCCGCTTTGGTTTTCTGTTCAACTAGAAAAGGTGCACAAGAAGCAGCACAGAGGCTCACGCAGACAGTCATGGCCTTTGGCCACTCAAATCCATTCATTAAAAGCAGAGAACAGCAAGAGAGGCTAAGGGAAGCTTCATTTTCATGTGGTGACAAACAAATGCAATCTTATATTCCTTACGGTG TTGGTTATCACAACGGTGGCCTTTCCATGAAGGATCGTAACCTCATTGAAAGTCTTTTTCTTAAGGGTGATATTCAAGTTTTGTGCACAACAAATACCCTTGCTCATGGAATCAACCTACCAGCACATACAGTAGTTATAAAATCAACACAGCACTT CAACAAAGAAAAAGGTCTCTACATGGAATATGACCGGTCTACAATACTACAG ATGTGTGGGAGGGCTGGCCGACCACCATTTGATGATACAGGAATGGTTGTAATCATGACAAGAAAAGACACG GTTCACTTGTACGAAAATCTATTGAATGGATGCGAGATGGTGGAATCACA ATTGCTTTCATGTTTGACGGAGCATTTAACCGCTGAGATAGTTCAATTGACTGTCTCTAATATTCCAAGGGCAATTGAATGGATGAAGTGCTCTTTCTTGTACGTGAGAATGAAGAAG AACCCTGTGCACTATTCAGTTAGAAAAGTGATTTCTAAAGACCGTATAGAAAAGCATATGCAAG AGGTCTGTCTGCAGAAAGTTAATGAGTTGTCACAGCATCAGATGATATGGACGGATAAGGATGGTTTTCTTTTGAAACCACTAG AACCTGGGAGGCTGATGACAAAATACTACTTGAAATTTGACACAATGAAACACATTATGCAGACACCTGTAAACTGCAGTTTGGAAGATGCTCTTCATGTTATATGTCGAGCTGAGGAAATTTCAT GGATACAACTCAGACGCAGTGAGAAGAAGCTTTTAAATGACATAAATGCTGATAAAGATGGCCGACTTCGCTTTCATGCCCTTGGTGACAAAGGGAGGCGACAAAAGCGTATTCAGACCAGAGAAGAAAAAACATTTGTTCTGGCTAATGACTGCTTGACCGGTGATCCTTCGGTTCATGATCTATCCCTTACTCAG GATATGAACTCTATATGCTCAAATGGCTGTAGAATTGCAAGGTGTATgaaagaattttttatttaccaAAAGAACTATAAGGGAGCCTTGAACTCGATGCTTCTGGCAAAGTCGTTATATCAAAAACTCTGGGATGACAGCCCATACCTGCTGAAACAATTACCCGGGATTGGAATGGTGACTGCAAAG GCACTACATTCAATGGGAGTCAGATCGTTCGACACACTGGCTGAGGCTGATCCTAGGAGAATAGAGATAGTCACTGGTCGAAAATACCCATTTGGAAACCATTTAAAAGAGTCTCTACATTCACTACCTCCAAAAGTTGAGATGAAGTTCGAAGAAAATGAGTGTCAGAGGCAAGGGAAACTGAAGCTCGTGGTAACATTGACTAGGCTATCACCGACACTCCAACCAACCAAACGACATTATGCTGATATG ATTATTGGTTCAGAAGAGGATAACCTGATTGTCTTTCATGAGAAGATAAG AGTGGAGGAATTCTCCAG CCCCTATAGCGCAACAATTCTTCTGTCGAATCCCCAACAAGGAAAGCTCACTGTAAAGGCTGATCTTGTTTTTGAAGAATACA TCGGCATTGATCTCTCCCAGAAACTTGTATTAATGAAGGAAGGCAATAACAAGCGGGGAAAAAAGCCGCCTTCTTGTCCTCCACCTAAGGAAGTATGTGTCATAGAGGATGATGCTGAAACTATACGTCAGGCTCCAACGAAAGAGCATCCCAAATCGACCAAATCCAAAAGGGTAGATGGTTCCAT GCCGAGTTTCAACCTCCTGGATGATGAGTTCGAAGAAG ACGAGGTTGCTGCCAAAGATGAAGAGGAGGATTGCAAAATCATCACACACCAAACGGTATTTGATCACATACGTGAAAAGGCAAAGAACTTCCCCGTCTTGGTGGCATCAAATGGTGCGCATTCTGCATCCACAGAGCCCTTGGTTTTGACAAGAAAGCGTGCTCGTGAGAAGCAGATTGAACCCCATAGAGAATTCGAGGTTCTGGAAGAGTTAGAATGGAATAAAATTCCAAGGCGGACTGCGGTGAATCCATCTTCAAAACCCAAAGAGGCAGAACAAAATCAACATAACACGAACAATCTCCCTACTCCCAGAAGCTCGGCTACCTTGAACCCGATGGATGACAGAG AAGCTGGTCTTCCTCTTGAACCCGAAGATGGAACTTTCAAAACTGCAAGAGATGAAACAATATTTGAGCACATTCGAACAAAAGCTAAGAATTTTCCGGTGATCAATAAACCGAAAGTGGTGGATTCTGGTTATCCAACCATGAAAGAACATCCTTCCAAGAGTCGCCTTGAATTTAGTATCGATACGACTGGCACGCTGAAAGGAACAGCAAAGTCAAACAAAGTTCCGAGAGACACTGCATTCGACTCAGATTCGGGAACCAGAAAAGCATCAAATGTGTCTCCTAGAGGTTTAGGCGACGGTGCTGCAAAAATGCTGTCTTTTGATATCTCCATGTTGAAGAATACGAAGAAATCACCGGAACCAGGCAGTGCTGGCAAGAGGAAACATGAGCTTTCTCCGCTTGTACCACAAAGGCAGTGGTGCTCGTTGACATCTGCTGGCAAAACCAGGGAAGCAGACACATTTCTTGGATTTGAGAGTATCTTTTCGTTCCTCTGA